One Novipirellula galeiformis DNA segment encodes these proteins:
- a CDS encoding oxidoreductase, whose protein sequence is MTFKALVVEQNGDADVSATIQELSEDRLPAGDVTVAIQYTTVNYKDGLCMQPNSPLVRDYPHVAGIDFAGTVETSNDPRYFAGDKVVLTGWHVGETHWGGYSQKARVNGDWLVPLPDGLTTKQAMAVGTAGLAAGLAVIALEDHGLNPNQGEVLVTGAAGGVGSIATAMLSKLGYEVAAVTGRPETEEYLKSLGATRVVARNEIDTAIKKPLERPVWAGCVDAVGGEMLARVLGQLKYGGSVAAVGLAGGAAFPASVIPFLLRGVNLLGIDTVLHPFEKRIKAWQRIATDLPLEKLDAMIRPATLAEVPTLASEILAGQIKGRIVVDVNA, encoded by the coding sequence ATGACATTCAAAGCCCTTGTTGTCGAACAGAACGGCGACGCCGACGTTTCGGCAACGATTCAAGAATTGAGCGAAGATCGCTTGCCCGCAGGCGACGTGACGGTGGCCATCCAGTACACCACCGTCAACTACAAAGACGGGTTGTGCATGCAGCCCAACAGCCCGTTGGTTCGCGACTATCCTCACGTCGCGGGGATCGATTTTGCGGGAACGGTCGAAACCTCCAATGACCCACGATACTTCGCCGGTGACAAAGTGGTGTTGACGGGTTGGCATGTTGGCGAGACGCACTGGGGAGGCTATTCACAGAAAGCTCGCGTCAACGGCGATTGGCTGGTGCCGCTACCGGACGGTCTGACGACCAAGCAAGCGATGGCGGTTGGAACGGCTGGCTTGGCCGCGGGTCTGGCGGTGATTGCATTGGAAGATCACGGTCTTAACCCGAATCAAGGCGAAGTGCTAGTCACGGGTGCCGCCGGAGGAGTGGGATCGATCGCAACCGCGATGCTTAGCAAGCTCGGCTACGAAGTGGCCGCCGTCACGGGCCGCCCCGAAACCGAGGAATACTTGAAATCACTCGGTGCCACACGCGTTGTCGCCCGTAACGAGATCGACACGGCCATCAAGAAACCACTTGAACGTCCCGTATGGGCGGGTTGCGTCGATGCGGTCGGCGGCGAAATGTTGGCTCGCGTGCTCGGTCAGTTAAAATATGGCGGCTCGGTTGCCGCGGTGGGACTCGCCGGCGGCGCGGCGTTTCCCGCATCAGTGATTCCGTTCTTGCTTCGCGGAGTCAACTTGCTCGGAATCGACACCGTGCTGCATCCGTTTGAAAAACGCATCAAAGCATGGCAACGCATCGCTACCGACTTGCCACTTGAAAAACTCGATGCCATGATCCGACCGGCGACTTTGGCCGAGGTCCCAACCCTCGCGTCTGAAATTCTTGCAGGCCAGATCAAAGGCCGCATCGTCGTCGATGTGAACGCCTAA
- a CDS encoding class I SAM-dependent methyltransferase: MSDAERQLYALALAANQHACEHHGQTISTKVANAIDRVGEILDRERSLGHSEFIESMTVCYGAWWGEYVREHFGGRWIGLSEPTAPRVRLGGSVYSPMDAVRRRLLDDSAPTLRALADRLRSARESTTAETIAVNQLAWDTKANDPRFTLSGGLPGSREEALAAIDPWLAGEGTLEGLRLLCLAAGGGTHGPLHALAGARVTVVDLSPKQLEHDRMMADEMGLSIERIVTSMDNLSMLSDDSFDAVIHPVSLCYVPEVAPVYHEISRVLRPGGLYISQQKQPSSLQASVSPVASRYVIEHPAEEGYALPALAQETTLRESGTQEFLHPLGTLLGSLCASGFVIEEIVEPPRGDVWAPSGNPQHRATYLPPYLKIKARRR; the protein is encoded by the coding sequence ATGAGTGATGCTGAGCGACAGCTCTACGCCTTGGCTCTGGCCGCGAATCAACACGCCTGTGAGCATCACGGTCAAACGATCTCGACGAAGGTTGCCAATGCGATCGACCGTGTGGGGGAAATTCTTGATCGCGAACGATCGCTCGGGCATTCTGAATTCATCGAATCAATGACGGTGTGCTACGGCGCATGGTGGGGGGAGTATGTGCGAGAGCATTTTGGGGGCCGATGGATCGGACTCAGTGAACCCACGGCGCCGCGGGTTCGCTTGGGCGGCTCGGTTTATAGCCCAATGGATGCCGTGCGACGACGATTGCTCGACGATTCCGCGCCCACACTGCGTGCTCTTGCCGATCGTTTGCGTTCGGCGAGGGAGTCGACAACGGCGGAAACGATTGCCGTCAATCAACTCGCTTGGGATACGAAAGCAAATGACCCGCGTTTCACGCTGTCGGGCGGGTTACCCGGTAGTCGTGAGGAGGCCTTGGCCGCGATCGATCCATGGTTGGCGGGCGAAGGTACGCTTGAAGGGTTGCGATTGCTCTGTTTGGCGGCCGGTGGCGGCACTCATGGACCCTTGCACGCATTGGCCGGCGCTCGGGTGACGGTCGTCGACTTGAGTCCAAAGCAACTTGAACACGATCGCATGATGGCCGACGAAATGGGGTTGTCGATTGAGCGGATCGTGACCTCGATGGACAACCTCTCGATGTTGTCGGATGATTCCTTTGACGCCGTGATCCATCCCGTCAGCCTTTGTTACGTGCCAGAGGTGGCGCCGGTCTACCACGAGATCTCACGAGTCTTAAGACCCGGTGGGCTTTACATCTCACAACAAAAACAACCGAGTTCGCTGCAAGCATCCGTCTCACCCGTCGCCTCGAGATATGTAATCGAGCATCCGGCCGAGGAAGGCTACGCGTTACCTGCGTTAGCTCAAGAAACAACGCTTCGTGAAAGCGGGACGCAGGAGTTTTTGCATCCCCTGGGCACGTTGTTGGGATCATTGTGCGCTAGCGGATTTGTGATCGAGGAGATCGTCGAGCCGCCGCGTGGTGATGTCTGGGCACCATCGGGTAACCCTCAACATCGCGCCACTTACTTACCGCCTTACCTCAAGATTAAAGCCCGCCGACGCTAA
- a CDS encoding DUF1592 domain-containing protein, with protein MRNRVDFLIALLLVVMGFSSPAIAQPGRDKDPLSWDRQIHRIVRQYCVRCHNTDESSGNVNLAQYHDIRRILEHRRTWEVALTVIERGEMPPEDERQPSDEQRRNLIEFIRQTLNDLDCSEPADPGYPNVRRLNRVEYDLTIEDLTGLKLGLAEDFAPDASAYGFDHLGEVLSLSPTQMQQYYRAAKTIVSELINQKTARPELYEQAFGKQPSGTDDERTQAQLTLVRFATRAFRRPVDPSYIDQLMKLYDKARQKQQTHEEATGHLLSAILISPQFLLRLEQSKADTTEPYPVDDYELATRLSYFLWSRAPDDTLLRLASEGKLSNLETLESQVRRMLGDPRSVALAENFFGQWLSLRDAKTHQPDRERFPEFDEPLRTAMIEEMRLFLTELVQQDGPITDLIDADYTYLNETLAGHYGIDGDFDRSFQRVQLKDRRRGGVVTSAALTMLLADPGRTNVPRRGNFIAGRLLGTPPPPPPPNVPPLEEIANDGESKTLRELLELHRSEPGCASCHAKMDPLGFALENYDAIGRWREKDNGLPIDASGERVGGQSFSGPLGLKDVLLSEKEAFRKTLTQNLLIYALGRGLRGSDECVVRDCVESAEKNDDRFSSLVIAIVKSVPFRYRRNPID; from the coding sequence ATGAGAAATCGCGTCGATTTTCTGATCGCTTTGCTCCTTGTGGTCATGGGTTTCAGCTCTCCCGCCATCGCCCAGCCCGGACGGGACAAGGATCCATTGTCCTGGGATCGCCAGATTCATCGCATCGTCAGGCAGTATTGTGTCCGATGCCACAACACTGACGAATCCAGCGGCAATGTGAATCTCGCCCAATATCATGACATCCGACGGATCTTAGAGCATCGGAGGACTTGGGAAGTGGCGCTCACGGTCATCGAACGAGGCGAAATGCCACCCGAGGACGAACGTCAACCGTCGGATGAACAGCGCCGCAACCTGATCGAGTTCATCCGTCAAACGCTCAACGATCTCGACTGCAGCGAACCGGCGGACCCAGGCTACCCGAACGTTCGTCGCCTCAACCGGGTCGAGTACGATTTGACGATCGAAGATTTGACGGGCTTGAAGTTGGGGCTAGCCGAAGACTTTGCGCCCGACGCGAGTGCCTATGGATTTGACCACTTGGGAGAGGTGCTCAGTCTGTCACCAACGCAGATGCAGCAATACTATCGGGCCGCGAAAACGATTGTGTCCGAATTGATCAACCAGAAAACGGCCCGTCCCGAGCTCTATGAACAAGCATTTGGAAAGCAACCCTCGGGCACCGACGACGAGCGAACGCAAGCACAGTTAACCCTGGTGCGTTTTGCCACGCGTGCATTCCGGCGGCCCGTGGATCCATCTTACATCGACCAACTGATGAAGCTGTACGACAAAGCACGTCAAAAACAGCAGACGCACGAAGAGGCAACCGGTCATCTGCTGTCCGCGATTCTGATTTCGCCACAGTTCCTGTTGCGTTTGGAACAGAGCAAAGCGGATACCACCGAGCCCTATCCCGTGGACGACTACGAGCTGGCAACCCGGCTGAGCTACTTTCTATGGTCGCGGGCACCGGATGACACGCTGCTACGGCTAGCATCCGAGGGCAAGCTATCCAACCTCGAGACCCTCGAGTCGCAAGTTCGCCGCATGCTCGGCGACCCGCGCAGCGTTGCCTTGGCGGAGAACTTCTTTGGGCAATGGCTTTCCTTGCGTGATGCGAAAACGCACCAACCAGATCGAGAGCGGTTCCCCGAATTCGACGAACCGCTGCGCACGGCGATGATCGAGGAGATGCGATTGTTTCTCACTGAATTGGTGCAGCAGGATGGCCCGATCACCGATTTGATCGATGCCGATTACACCTACTTAAATGAAACGTTAGCCGGTCACTATGGAATCGATGGCGACTTCGATCGATCGTTTCAGCGTGTCCAACTGAAGGATCGTCGCCGAGGCGGCGTGGTGACCTCCGCGGCGCTCACCATGCTGCTTGCTGACCCAGGACGCACAAACGTTCCTCGCCGTGGCAACTTCATCGCCGGTCGGCTGTTGGGCACACCTCCGCCGCCACCGCCGCCAAACGTACCTCCATTGGAAGAGATCGCCAACGACGGAGAATCCAAGACCCTACGTGAGCTGTTGGAACTGCATCGCAGCGAGCCGGGATGCGCGAGCTGTCACGCTAAAATGGATCCTCTCGGCTTTGCGTTAGAGAACTACGACGCCATCGGCCGATGGCGTGAGAAAGACAACGGGCTGCCGATCGACGCCTCGGGCGAGCGGGTCGGTGGACAATCGTTTTCGGGACCGCTGGGACTCAAGGATGTGCTACTAAGCGAAAAGGAGGCCTTCCGAAAAACGTTGACTCAAAACCTGCTGATTTATGCCCTCGGTCGAGGTCTACGTGGCAGCGATGAATGCGTCGTCCGCGATTGCGTTGAATCAGCGGAGAAGAACGACGATCGTTTCTCGAGCCTGGTCATCGCGATTGTCAAAAGCGTGCCATTCCGGTACCGCCGAAATCCGATTGATTAG
- a CDS encoding DsbA family oxidoreductase yields the protein MSQERTVDVISDVICPWCYIGKRRLEQAIATFDRPQDVRVRWHPFELNPAMPKEGILRKQYRTQKFGSWERSLELDAKLSEVGEAEGIHFAFGKMERTPNTVDAHRLIWLADQHACQDAVVEALFQAYFTDALDISDRPTVIDVVAGAGLDRNAAETLLSGDQAMDVIVSAKERSQRYGVEGVPFFIIDQKITLSGAQPAETFLEALCQTNHRE from the coding sequence ATGTCGCAGGAACGGACGGTGGACGTGATCTCCGATGTGATCTGTCCGTGGTGCTATATTGGCAAGCGGCGGCTTGAGCAGGCGATTGCCACGTTTGATCGACCGCAGGATGTGCGCGTGCGTTGGCATCCGTTCGAGCTCAATCCGGCGATGCCGAAGGAAGGGATTCTTCGCAAGCAATACCGCACCCAAAAATTTGGCAGCTGGGAACGGTCGCTTGAACTGGATGCAAAGCTCAGCGAAGTCGGTGAAGCCGAAGGAATCCATTTCGCCTTCGGAAAAATGGAGCGCACGCCCAACACCGTCGACGCCCATCGACTGATTTGGCTCGCCGATCAACATGCGTGTCAGGATGCGGTGGTAGAGGCATTGTTCCAAGCTTACTTCACCGACGCGTTGGACATCAGCGATCGCCCGACCGTGATTGACGTGGTGGCCGGAGCTGGCTTGGACCGCAACGCCGCTGAGACTTTGCTAAGCGGCGACCAAGCCATGGATGTGATCGTCAGTGCCAAGGAACGGTCTCAGCGATACGGAGTCGAGGGCGTTCCCTTTTTTATCATCGACCAGAAGATTACGTTGTCCGGCGCCCAACCCGCGGAGACGTTCCTGGAGGCCTTATGTCAGACGAATCATCGTGAGTAG
- a CDS encoding FAD-dependent oxidoreductase yields MNRKVAVVGQGLMGLTSALKLLEAGCHVTLFSREPFELTTSMSAGAYWWPHRTYPMDRVAAWAKTTYDEYAKERSDPKSGVHFEQHLRFCLDPDDSSYVLQIVDQWERVDGASYGIACEDAFLVTVPVIDVPVFMANLKRRVEDRNAVFVTQHVASAQQLLPEFDLVVNCTGVGSRDFAGDEEVFPIRGQVVRVARPAGLHRSTRIYQKNDQFTLVLPRTDDVILGGTAQEGDWDRRERPDDSATILQRCTAIVPEIGNAKVLGTAVGLRPGRHAVRLELEMTSPGHPVLHNYGHGGGGYTVAWGCANEVATLARSVLS; encoded by the coding sequence ATGAATCGCAAAGTCGCGGTGGTGGGTCAAGGGCTGATGGGGCTAACGTCCGCCTTGAAGCTACTCGAGGCGGGATGCCATGTGACGCTATTCTCCCGAGAACCGTTCGAGCTGACCACTTCGATGTCAGCCGGGGCGTATTGGTGGCCGCACCGGACCTATCCCATGGACAGGGTCGCTGCCTGGGCCAAGACCACCTACGACGAATATGCAAAAGAACGCTCTGATCCTAAGTCGGGCGTTCACTTTGAACAGCATCTTCGCTTCTGTCTCGATCCCGACGACAGCTCGTATGTGTTGCAAATCGTTGATCAGTGGGAACGGGTCGATGGAGCCAGCTACGGGATTGCCTGCGAGGATGCTTTCCTGGTGACCGTGCCCGTGATCGATGTCCCCGTGTTCATGGCGAATCTAAAGCGACGGGTCGAAGATCGGAACGCCGTGTTCGTGACCCAACACGTTGCTTCGGCCCAACAACTGTTGCCGGAATTTGATCTCGTTGTCAATTGCACGGGCGTGGGATCCAGAGACTTTGCCGGAGACGAGGAAGTGTTTCCTATTCGTGGCCAGGTGGTGCGCGTCGCTCGTCCAGCCGGCCTTCACCGCTCGACCCGGATCTATCAAAAGAACGATCAGTTTACGCTCGTGCTTCCTCGCACCGATGACGTCATTCTCGGCGGGACCGCCCAGGAGGGTGATTGGGATCGCCGCGAAAGACCGGATGATTCAGCGACGATTCTTCAGCGGTGTACGGCGATCGTCCCCGAGATCGGAAACGCGAAGGTTCTGGGGACCGCCGTCGGGCTTCGTCCAGGACGCCACGCCGTCAGACTGGAATTGGAGATGACGTCCCCTGGGCACCCTGTGCTGCATAACTACGGTCACGGCGGCGGCGGATACACCGTGGCGTGGGGGTGTGCCAACGAGGTCGCGACCTTGGCTCGCAGTGTCTTGTCGTGA
- a CDS encoding M16 family metallopeptidase, with amino-acid sequence MIDFELIAGPFDVPIYFQRLPVNTVSLNWLVFVGSADDDQAGGHGIYHWFEHVPSRGTKKFPGGYRDTEARLVRHGGGSDAETGSTHTSFSAASPKRVWAESLEILADMVGQPLLRVSDIEAERDIILQEINEWHSDPYHHSLCRLPGVLWPDHPLGHDQLGTAKQLKAIDARQLRHAHASGYSRNRSALFIAGDIERNQLIEVVQSCLEQMPGTPLSPRKHPAHYGPLPAWQADHVTTIDSPHADSIVYLLFPIPPTTDGIEAHLQWDFLEDVFSAGELGSPLNRLVREDSRLAYSPEFISTTYPDGGYAGLVAQTSVEPELVLEAFWRLIQSPEIRSAAWLDYVRDTIRGGIEMHDPNACEYTDEGSATLIHYGRCLTDSEYSSKMLSYSDRDVAEWMERLVPSASHAIVFRGHGEHE; translated from the coding sequence ATGATCGATTTTGAGTTGATTGCCGGTCCCTTTGATGTTCCGATCTATTTTCAGCGGCTGCCGGTCAACACGGTGTCGTTGAATTGGTTGGTCTTTGTCGGCAGCGCGGATGACGATCAAGCCGGCGGACACGGTATCTATCACTGGTTCGAACATGTGCCCTCGCGAGGCACAAAGAAGTTTCCCGGTGGCTATCGCGATACCGAAGCACGGTTGGTGCGGCACGGTGGTGGCAGCGACGCCGAAACCGGATCGACACACACCTCGTTCAGCGCCGCCAGTCCCAAACGCGTGTGGGCTGAGTCGCTGGAGATTCTCGCCGATATGGTGGGCCAACCGCTACTGCGGGTCAGCGACATCGAAGCCGAACGCGATATCATCCTGCAAGAGATCAACGAGTGGCATTCAGATCCCTACCATCACTCGCTGTGCCGATTACCAGGAGTGCTTTGGCCCGACCATCCGCTGGGGCACGACCAACTGGGGACGGCGAAACAGCTGAAGGCGATCGACGCTCGGCAACTGCGACACGCCCATGCATCAGGCTACTCTCGCAACCGATCCGCTCTGTTTATCGCCGGCGATATCGAGCGCAATCAACTGATCGAAGTGGTGCAATCATGCTTGGAGCAGATGCCTGGCACGCCGCTGAGCCCAAGAAAGCATCCCGCTCATTACGGCCCGTTGCCCGCTTGGCAAGCCGATCACGTGACAACGATCGACTCGCCTCACGCCGATTCGATCGTCTACTTACTGTTCCCCATCCCGCCCACGACCGACGGCATCGAAGCTCACTTGCAATGGGATTTCTTGGAAGATGTCTTTTCCGCTGGCGAACTGGGTTCTCCGCTAAATCGGTTGGTCCGCGAGGACTCGCGACTCGCCTACTCGCCCGAATTCATCAGTACCACTTATCCCGATGGCGGGTACGCCGGTTTGGTCGCGCAAACCAGCGTCGAGCCGGAATTGGTTCTCGAAGCGTTCTGGAGATTGATCCAAAGTCCCGAGATCCGTTCGGCTGCGTGGTTGGACTATGTCCGCGACACAATTCGGGGAGGCATTGAAATGCATGACCCCAACGCTTGCGAATACACCGACGAAGGCAGTGCAACGTTGATTCATTATGGCCGCTGTCTGACCGACAGCGAGTACTCCAGCAAGATGCTCAGCTATAGTGATCGCGACGTGGCCGAATGGATGGAAAGGTTAGTGCCGTCCGCGTCGCACGCGATCGTATTTCGCGGCCACGGCGAACACGAGTAA
- a CDS encoding DUF1552 domain-containing protein, protein MTRSLKLSRRTLLRGTGVAIALPWLEAMSNRHASAASSQGPPLRLAFFYVPNGVNMDDWRVGDAGPLGELSPILKPLEPIKQHVSVLTGMAAEHCDGKSAAHEPAGGGYLVGKKCKHSEEPEVGGASVDQIVARKIGYQTPIDSLALGIDPGHRGDHGYSGTYMSHISWRDKQTPAALELNPKQLYDRLFQGKAPKRPNWNAAEKESAPVDDSIEASVLDLVSEEAKSLQRQLGFNDRRKLEAYLDGLRGIEKRIAVANRDSHSHHQDSFTNDRHLQDDDPEIAKLIIPAGKGIPSVYADHVNLMLDIMTIAFQTDTTRVASFIFSHEKSGRSYPEIDAKGSHHSTSHHQKKPENLQQLTNINRHHIELFSRMIQRMSEIKEGDGSLLDNVMLCYGSGISDGNKHNNDDLPLLLAGGGGGTIRGGQHRVYADRTPLCNLYVEMLSRMGLSRESFGNSNGGLDDLTS, encoded by the coding sequence ATGACTCGCTCCCTCAAACTCTCGCGACGGACCCTTCTGCGCGGTACGGGCGTCGCGATCGCCTTGCCTTGGCTCGAAGCAATGAGCAACCGACATGCGAGCGCCGCATCGAGTCAGGGTCCGCCGCTGCGTTTGGCATTCTTCTATGTGCCCAATGGCGTGAATATGGATGATTGGAGAGTCGGCGACGCCGGGCCACTGGGCGAACTCTCACCGATTCTCAAGCCCCTGGAACCGATCAAGCAGCACGTTTCCGTGCTCACCGGCATGGCCGCCGAACACTGCGATGGCAAATCCGCGGCGCACGAACCGGCCGGTGGCGGCTATCTCGTCGGCAAGAAGTGTAAGCACTCCGAAGAACCCGAAGTCGGAGGCGCATCGGTCGACCAAATCGTCGCGCGAAAGATCGGCTATCAGACTCCGATCGATTCCCTTGCCCTCGGGATCGATCCCGGCCACCGCGGGGACCATGGATACAGTGGAACGTACATGTCTCACATTTCATGGCGAGACAAACAAACGCCCGCCGCGCTCGAACTCAATCCCAAGCAACTCTACGATCGGCTGTTTCAAGGAAAAGCTCCCAAGCGGCCGAATTGGAACGCTGCGGAAAAGGAATCCGCTCCTGTAGACGATTCGATCGAAGCGAGTGTATTGGATCTGGTAAGCGAGGAGGCGAAATCGCTGCAGCGACAATTGGGGTTCAATGACCGACGTAAATTAGAAGCCTACCTGGACGGACTTCGAGGCATCGAAAAACGGATCGCCGTTGCCAATCGAGATAGCCATTCGCATCATCAAGACTCGTTTACGAATGATCGTCACTTGCAAGACGACGATCCCGAGATTGCGAAGCTGATCATTCCCGCAGGGAAAGGGATCCCGTCGGTCTACGCCGACCACGTAAATTTGATGCTCGACATCATGACGATCGCGTTTCAAACTGACACGACACGCGTGGCCAGCTTCATCTTCTCGCACGAAAAGTCAGGTCGCTCCTATCCCGAGATCGATGCGAAAGGCTCCCATCACTCGACATCTCACCACCAAAAGAAACCGGAAAATCTTCAGCAGTTGACCAACATCAACCGGCATCACATCGAGCTCTTTTCCCGCATGATTCAGCGGATGTCGGAAATCAAGGAAGGTGATGGCTCGCTGTTGGACAACGTGATGCTCTGCTACGGCAGCGGGATCAGTGACGGAAACAAACACAACAACGATGACTTGCCATTGCTGCTTGCCGGCGGCGGAGGCGGAACGATCCGCGGGGGACAGCATCGTGTCTACGCCGACCGCACTCCCTTGTGCAACCTGTACGTCGAAATGCTGTCGCGAATGGGATTGAGTCGAGAGTCCTTCGGCAACAGCAACGGCGGCTTGGACGATTTGACCTCATGA
- a CDS encoding SDR family oxidoreductase, whose translation MPQPRIAVTGATGFLGGRIARILDDRNIPTRLIVRNLAKAPQLKHADVAVSTYVDHAALVAATTDIDTVFWVSGFEASDRLDQHRAAIDAFVEAGVQRVVYTSFINCAPDSIFTLAHDHYHTEQIMEKKGLPFVALRNNFYSEMVPRLVTDGVIRGPAGNGRFAPVARTDVADVAVAMLTDPTSPTGRFDVTGPELLSMEQAAALLTEVSGNPVVYQNETLEEAYASRAHIDAPQFEIEGWVTSYSGIAAGEFEVVSDTVERFAGHLPMTLRAFLEGHS comes from the coding sequence ATGCCCCAGCCAAGAATTGCCGTGACCGGCGCGACAGGATTCCTCGGCGGTCGAATTGCTCGGATCTTGGACGATCGCAATATCCCCACGCGTTTGATTGTGCGGAATCTGGCAAAGGCTCCCCAATTGAAACATGCCGACGTTGCGGTTTCGACGTATGTCGATCATGCGGCACTCGTGGCCGCAACCACGGACATCGACACCGTCTTTTGGGTCTCCGGTTTTGAGGCCAGCGATCGATTGGACCAGCACCGAGCGGCGATTGATGCCTTCGTCGAAGCCGGCGTGCAGCGAGTTGTTTACACCTCGTTCATCAACTGTGCGCCCGACTCGATCTTCACGCTTGCCCATGATCACTATCACACCGAGCAAATCATGGAAAAAAAGGGGCTCCCCTTCGTCGCGTTGCGGAACAATTTTTACTCCGAGATGGTGCCTCGGCTTGTCACCGATGGGGTAATCCGCGGTCCAGCTGGAAACGGTCGCTTCGCGCCGGTGGCCCGCACGGACGTCGCCGATGTTGCGGTCGCGATGTTGACCGACCCCACGTCACCCACGGGGCGGTTCGACGTAACCGGTCCAGAGCTTTTGAGCATGGAGCAAGCCGCCGCATTGCTGACCGAGGTTAGCGGTAACCCGGTCGTCTATCAGAACGAGACGCTGGAGGAAGCCTATGCCTCGCGTGCCCATATTGACGCTCCGCAATTCGAGATCGAAGGTTGGGTCACCAGCTACAGCGGCATTGCCGCGGGCGAATTCGAAGTCGTCAGCGACACGGTCGAACGTTTCGCTGGGCATCTGCCGATGACACTGAGAGCTTTTCTTGAGGGCCACTCGTAG
- a CDS encoding type 1 glutamine amidotransferase produces MNTFLLLQVRNADDPMRGQEVDCFARALDCDAQQIRVFDLLSGVPTVEQLDQVDLVLLGGSGDYSVAEGGDWILPALEAMRELCDLNKPTFASCWGHQAMARALGGEVVTDMQRAELGTVEVCLTQAGREDPIFGQLPQRFLAPMGHQDCVTRLPPGAICLATSERTENQAFRIEGKPIYCTQFHPELNRAALIERLYAYPQYVESISGEPIDSFVEHFKETSATDQLLGRFMQHLRAEHPPKTIPTNRN; encoded by the coding sequence ATGAATACGTTTCTTCTATTGCAGGTTCGCAATGCCGATGATCCCATGCGGGGTCAGGAAGTCGATTGCTTTGCGCGCGCGCTCGACTGTGATGCACAACAGATTCGCGTGTTTGATTTGCTGTCGGGCGTGCCGACGGTTGAGCAACTCGACCAAGTTGACTTAGTTTTGTTGGGTGGCAGCGGCGACTATTCGGTTGCCGAAGGGGGAGATTGGATTTTGCCAGCGCTTGAGGCGATGCGTGAACTGTGTGATCTCAACAAACCCACATTCGCTTCGTGCTGGGGTCACCAAGCGATGGCTCGGGCGCTGGGGGGTGAAGTGGTCACGGACATGCAGCGGGCGGAGCTTGGCACGGTCGAAGTTTGTCTGACCCAAGCCGGTCGCGAAGATCCGATCTTCGGACAACTACCCCAGCGTTTTTTAGCACCGATGGGGCACCAGGATTGCGTCACCCGTTTGCCGCCCGGAGCGATTTGTTTGGCAACGAGTGAGCGAACGGAAAATCAAGCGTTCCGAATCGAGGGCAAACCGATTTACTGCACGCAATTTCACCCGGAACTGAACCGCGCGGCATTGATCGAGCGACTCTACGCTTACCCGCAATACGTCGAATCGATCAGCGGTGAGCCGATCGACTCGTTTGTGGAACATTTCAAAGAGACTTCTGCGACAGATCAATTGCTAGGTCGCTTCATGCAGCACTTGCGTGCGGAACATCCGCCGAAAACGATTCCGACGAATCGAAATTGA